The Vicia villosa cultivar HV-30 ecotype Madison, WI linkage group LG1, Vvil1.0, whole genome shotgun sequence genome includes a region encoding these proteins:
- the LOC131653480 gene encoding uncharacterized protein LOC131653480 produces MSVTCLYHGFVNFFLTLHLTFQNNVLFNVVFRHGGEFIDNNGETIYKGGVSTLISGEHINEWTMHHVLNLVTGWRYLEGSFRLWTKILDIDPNYFQIRNDGDAYDFAAYGCAMQVDGEIFVEHGPSVVGNCPKFESDLEVSDEEVVEGFNDSEDERTTAIVDGFDELDGIDVTVPIREGPVIAGLLPCPKKKKYDDDEEEYLSEELNSSNPDNSEDDKKPKFEKFKKEQLTKDFKFKWGMEFTSLNDFRDAIREWTVLNGREITFVKNEGYRVRDECKAKCSFLMLCSKVGHKHTYAIKTIKDTHTCARVLDNKTANSKWVAKAVVKKMQTCDNLRICDIIQDMRQNYGVGITVGRAWKAKMIARQMIEGDADKQYSNLWRYAAELHRVSAGNTVKINIERPSPSIQPRFGSFYFCFEGCKKGFINGCRPFIGVDGCHLKTKYGGQLLIAVGRDLNDQYFPLAFGVVETETKESWKWFIQLLMEDIGTEKRYVFISDQQKGLVAVFEEMFERIEHRLCFRHLYANFKKNFGGGALIRDLMMGAAKATYHQAFLQKITALKAVDPQAWA; encoded by the exons ATGTCTGTAACTTGCTTGTATCATGGTTTTGTAAACTTTTTTCTTACATTACATTTAACATTTCAGAACAATGTATTGTTTAATGTTGTGTTTCGACATGGAGGAGAGTTTATTGATAATAATGGTGAAACGATTTACAAGGGTGGTGTTTCTACTCTGATTTCTGGGGAACATATAAATGAGTGGACAATGCATCATGTTCTTAACTTAGTAACTGGGTGGCGGTACTTAGAAGGTTCTTTTAGGTTATGGACCAAAATATTAGACATAGACCCTAATTACTTTCAGATTAGAAATGATGGGGATGCCTATGATTTTGCTGCTTATGGTTGTGCGATGCAAGTGGATGGGGAAATTTTTGTGGAACATGGTCCAAGTGTAGTTGGTAATTGCCCTAAGTTTGAGTCTGATTTAGAGGTTAGTGATGAAGAGGTTGTTGAAGGTTTtaatgatagtgaggatgagAGGACAACTGCCATTGTAGATGGGTTTGATGAGCTTGATGGTATTGATGTCACTGTACCAATTAGGGAGGGTCCAGTCATTGCAGGTTTGTTACCatgtccaaagaagaagaaatatgatgatgatgaggaggagTACCTTAGTGAAGAGCTTAATAGTTCTAACCCTGATAACTCAGAAGATGACAAAAAGCCTAAGTTTGAAAAGTTTAAGAAAGAACAACTTACAAAGGATTTTAAGTTTAAGTGGGGTATGGAGTTCACTTCCCTAAATGACTTTAGGGATGCTATACGTGAGTGGACAGTTTTAAATGGTAGGGAAATAACATTtgtaaaaaatgaggggtataggGTGAGAGATGAATGTAAAGCCAAGTGTAGTTTTTTAATGCTTTGTTCCAAAGTGGGCCACAAGCACACTTATGCAATTAAGACTATAAAGGACAcccacacatgtgctagggttttgGATAACAAAACTGCAAATTCAAAGTGGGTGGCCAAGGCAGTTGTAAAGAAAATGCAGACTTGTGACAACTTGAGGATCTGTGATATTATTCAAGATATGAGGCAAAATTATGGAGTGGGTATCACTGTAGGCAGGGCATGGAAAGCAAAAATGATAGCAAGACAAATGATAGAAGGGGATGCAGACAAGCAATATTCAAATTTGTGGAGGTATGCAGCTGAATTGCATAGGGTGAGTGCTGGAAACACTGTAAAGATCAACATTGAGAGACCATCACCTTCCATCCAACCAAGGTTTGgttctttctatttttgttttgaGGGATGTAAAAAAGGGTTCATAAATGGTTGTAGACCTTTTATTGGGGTGGATGGTTGTCATCTGAAGACTAAGTATGGAGGTCAGTTGTTGATAGCAGTGGGAAGGGACCTCAATGATCAATATTTTCCACTGGCCTTTGGGGTTGTTGAAACAGAAACAAAAGAATCTTGGAAGTGGTTTATACAGCTGTTAATGGAAGATATTGGAACAGAAAAAAGATATGTATTTATCTCAGACCAGCAAAAG GGTTTGGTGGCTGTATTTGAAGAAATGTTTGAGAGGATTGAGCACAGACTTTGCTTCAGGCATTTGTATGCAAATTTCAAGAAAAATTTTGGTGGAGGAGCACTTATAAGAGATCTAATGATGGGAGCAGCCAAGGCAACATACCATCAAGCATTCTTGCAGAAGATAACTGCATTAAAGGCAGTAGATCCACAAGCTTGGGCATGA
- the LOC131616387 gene encoding uncharacterized protein LOC131616387 isoform X2, translating into MAPKRRPVKRGESRMDAALDAMAPFGFSRKLVRRTVDQLLEVYGGNEGWVFIEDAAYTLLINTLLEHQQDQDSLIEDNPENGPNEALTAGCSNGTLLLPCSNTEASDDAPIANQVVGTISAASETDTATASGRAAIKRPIKPADTSAATSQRNSHLPMTVDTATATSKTVSRIPIKPLNTSATEHKPSNQHSIKVVDTVSTSNEINNQGSIKAIIDTVSADKEYEPPKTKSSQPIGKLYHKRRRPCHGWISSDDEEEDLIELPA; encoded by the exons ATGGCGCCAAAACGACGTCCCGTTAAG AGAGGAGAGAGTCGAATGGATGCAGCTCTTGACGCCATGGCTCCTTTCGGTTTCTCTAGAAAGCTCGTTCGGAGAACCGTTGATCAACTACTCGAA GTTTATGGCGGTAACGAAGGTTGGGTCTTCATTGAAGATGCAGCTTACACTCTTCTCATCAATACGCTTCTGGAACATCAACAAGATCAG GATTCTTTGATAGAGGATAATCCAGAAAATGGTCCCAATGAGGCATTGACTGCTGGTTGCTCAAACGGTACCCTTCTCCTGCCTTGCTCTAACACGGAAGCTTCCGATGATGCGCCAATAGCTAATCAGGTTGTTGGCACTATATCAGCAGCCAGTGAAACCG ATACTGCTACAGCTTCAGGAAGAGCGGCTATCAAACGTCCCATCAAGCCCGCAGACACTTCAGCAGCCACCAGTCAACGTAATTCTCATCTTCCTATGACTGTGGACACTGCAACAGCAACAAGCAAAACTGTTAGCAGAATTCCCATTAAGCCCCTCAACACTTCAGCAACCGAACACAAACCTAGTAATCAACATTCAATTAAGGTTGTAGACACTGTATCAACAAGCAATGAAATTAACAACCAAGGGTCCATCAAGGCTATTATAGACACTGTATCAGCAGACAAAGAATACG AACCTCCTAAGACAAAGTCCTCGCAGCCTATTGGGAAGCTTTATCACAAGAGGCGTAGACCTTGCCATGGTTGGATTTCTAGTGATGATGAAGAGGAGGATCTAATAGAACTACCTGCATGA
- the LOC131653473 gene encoding uncharacterized protein LOC131653473: MCEWIRKYLMNKCSQSTLKLDKWPHKIMSIPRRRLDVELAMSGQWLPTWAMGENFQVTHSFNNQEFIVDIAKRSCSCNFWQLVGIPCRHVVAALGFRQQNPELFVHECYSREKYALWYGFPISPIDGQDMWPIVESEDLLPPDFKKGPGRPRKLRIRETGEEGARRRLPGVSYRCTRCDKIGHNIKSCKSKVQDPSALKRKKKGQLRTATNASAVTPSASAVNTNEVNEVKANVVNEANPNEVITSEVNINEGNASEGNPSEGNAREGNPKEGNAREGNPSEGRPREVKISKVNPSEVKTSKAKPTPAEVSAKNKGKA, from the exons ATGTGCGAGTGGATTAGGAAATATCTAATGAATAAGTGTAGCCAATCTACTTTGAAACTTGATAAATGGCCACACAAAATCATGTCAATCCCTAGGAGGAGATTAGATGTTGAGCTAGCTATGAGTGGTCAGTGGTTACCAACTTGGGCAATGGGGGAAAATTTTCAAGTCACACATTCTTTTAACAACCAAGAATTTATAGTTGACATAGCTAAAAGGTCATGCTCATGTAATTTTTGGCAGCTAGTTGGTATACCCTGTAGGCATGTTGTTGCTGCCCTAGGCTTTAGACAACAAAATCCAGAATTGTTTGTTCATGAATGTTATAGCAGGGAGAAATATGCTTTATGGTATGGTTTTCCTATTAGTCCTATAGATGGACAAGACATGTGGCCTATAGTTGAAAGTGAAGATCTCTTGCCTCCTGACTTCAAAAAGGGTCCTGGTAGACCAAGGAAATTGAGGATTAGGGAGACTGGAGAGGAAGGTGCTAGGAGGAGGCTACCTGGTGTGTCTTACAGGTGCACTAGATGTGACAAGATTGGACATAATATTAAGTCATGCAAGAGCAAGGTGCAAGATCCAAGTGCCTTGAAAAGAAAG AAAAAAGGACAATTGAGAACTGCTACTAATGCAAGTGCAGTCACTCCAAGTGCTAGTGCAGTCAACACAAATGAGGTCAATGAGGTCAAAGCAAATGTGGTCAATGAGGCCAATCCAAATGAGGTCATTACAAGTGAGGTCAACATAAATGAAGGCAATGCAAGTGAGGGCAATCCAAGTGAAGGCAATGCAAGAGAGGGCAATCCAAAGGAAGGCAATGCAAGAGAAGGCAATCCAAGTGAAGGCAGGCCAAGAGAAGTCAAAATCAGTAAAGTCAATCCAAGTGAAGTGAAGACAAGTAAAGCCAAACCAACTCCAGCTGAAGTCAGTgccaaaaacaaaggaaaagcttAA
- the LOC131616387 gene encoding uncharacterized protein LOC131616387 isoform X1 gives MAPKRRPVKRGESRMDAALDAMAPFGFSRKLVRRTVDQLLEVYGGNEGWVFIEDAAYTLLINTLLEHQQDQDSLIEDNPENGPNEALTAGCSNGTLLLPCSNTEASDDAPIANQVVGTISAASETGNYLPLSVDTPTAASKAVIGLPITGDTSAAASRPNNQLSIMAVDTATASGRAAIKRPIKPADTSAATSQRNSHLPMTVDTATATSKTVSRIPIKPLNTSATEHKPSNQHSIKVVDTVSTSNEINNQGSIKAIIDTVSADKEYEPPKTKSSQPIGKLYHKRRRPCHGWISSDDEEEDLIELPA, from the exons ATGGCGCCAAAACGACGTCCCGTTAAG AGAGGAGAGAGTCGAATGGATGCAGCTCTTGACGCCATGGCTCCTTTCGGTTTCTCTAGAAAGCTCGTTCGGAGAACCGTTGATCAACTACTCGAA GTTTATGGCGGTAACGAAGGTTGGGTCTTCATTGAAGATGCAGCTTACACTCTTCTCATCAATACGCTTCTGGAACATCAACAAGATCAG GATTCTTTGATAGAGGATAATCCAGAAAATGGTCCCAATGAGGCATTGACTGCTGGTTGCTCAAACGGTACCCTTCTCCTGCCTTGCTCTAACACGGAAGCTTCCGATGATGCGCCAATAGCTAATCAGGTTGTTGGCACTATATCAGCAGCCAGTGAAACCGGTAATTATCTTCCTTTATCTGTAGACACCCCAACAGCTGCAAGCAAAGCTGTTATTGGACTTCCCATCACTGGTGACACTTCAGCAGCCGCCAGTCGACCTAATAATCAACTTTCTATTATGGCTGTAGATACTGCTACAGCTTCAGGAAGAGCGGCTATCAAACGTCCCATCAAGCCCGCAGACACTTCAGCAGCCACCAGTCAACGTAATTCTCATCTTCCTATGACTGTGGACACTGCAACAGCAACAAGCAAAACTGTTAGCAGAATTCCCATTAAGCCCCTCAACACTTCAGCAACCGAACACAAACCTAGTAATCAACATTCAATTAAGGTTGTAGACACTGTATCAACAAGCAATGAAATTAACAACCAAGGGTCCATCAAGGCTATTATAGACACTGTATCAGCAGACAAAGAATACG AACCTCCTAAGACAAAGTCCTCGCAGCCTATTGGGAAGCTTTATCACAAGAGGCGTAGACCTTGCCATGGTTGGATTTCTAGTGATGATGAAGAGGAGGATCTAATAGAACTACCTGCATGA
- the LOC131616403 gene encoding late embryogenesis abundant protein D-34-like: MSQEKPRKEEGIKYEDVFNVQGDTGRKTVAPKDAAMMQKAETQMLGKTQKGGAAATMQSAASKNERDGVVGHDDMSKVAADGGVSITETNVKGRHVISESIGGQVVEQFSHQNPALNTMTPASLVEEMGVGAAGGGSTGGITIGEALEATVLTAGKKPVEWSDAAAIQAAEVRATGRTNIVPGGVAAAAQSAATLNARTTKDENKTKLADVLTDATSKLPADRPATRRDAEGVTGAEMRNDPSLTTHPGGVSASVAAAARLNQNNIN; this comes from the exons ATGAGTCAGGAGAAACCTCGAAAGGAAGAAGGAATAAAATACGAAGATGTATTCAACGTACAGGGAGACACCGGAAGAAAGACGGTGGCGCCGAAGGACGCGGCGATGATGCAGAAGGCCGAGACTCAAATGCTCGGAAAAACCCAAAAGGGTGGCGCTGCTGCTACCATGCAATCGGCAGCATCGAAAAATGAAAGAGATGGAGTTGTAGGGCACGATGATATGAGTAAAGTTGCCGCCGACGGTGGTGTCAGTATAACTGAGACAAATGTTAAAGGGCGGCATGTTATCTCGGAGTCTATCGGTGGCCAG GTGGTGGAACAATTCAGTCATCAAAATCCAGCGTTGAATACGATGACGCCTGCTTCTCTTGTTGAAGAAATGGGAGTTGGAGCTGCTGGTGGTGGTAGCACCGGCGGGATAACCATAGGGGAAGCACTCGAAGCCACTGTTTTGACAGCAGGAAAGAAACCCGTTGAATGGAGCGACGCAGCCGCCATTCAAGCAGCGGAAGTCCGAGCTACCGGACGCACAAACATCGTCCCTGGTGGTGTTGCCGCGGCGGCGCAATCAGCTGCAACTCTCAATGCTCGAACAACAAAGGATGAGAACAAAACCAAACTCGCTGATGTTCTCACG GATGCAACTTCGAAGTTACCGGCGGATAGGCCAGCGACGAGGAGAGATGCGGAAGGTGTGACGGGTGCAGAAATGAGAAATGATCCGTCGCTAACAACTCATCCTGGGGGAGTGTCTGCGTCGGTGGCAGCCGCAGCTAGACTTAACCAAAACAATATTAACTAG